GTTTTAGGTGACCCTGAActgtatgagaccctgtctcaaaaaccaaaccaaaccaaaagctggtCCTGGCTACCAACATCTGTAGAACATCTCTCAGGGTCAGTATAGCTAGCTGATACATCATTCTTCTGTCTCCTGAAAGCCTCCCTGATTATTTGAGCAAGTTAGACTGCTGGGGAAGGCCCTGTGAGTTTAGAAAATGAATgtttcggggctggagagatggctcagtggttaagagcactgactactcttccagaggtcttgagttcaattcccacatggtggctcacaacatctgtaatggaatctgatgccctcttctggggtgtctgaagatagctacagtatactcatataaataaaataaataaatcttcctgGCCTGCAAGCACCAAGGGGGAGGTTGTGATACCTTATTTTAGACACAACTGAGTTATTTGGGTGGTGACTAAGGAATAGCCCTCTGAATTGGAACCTGGCAGGAGGCTCCCAAGCTCCTAGGGAAGTAAGCTGCTTGTGACAGGACTGTTACCTGTTTGTTCCCAAGGCCCTCCAGCTGAGGGGAAAACCTGGAAAAGGTAAACAGCCACAGATTGCAGTGGAGGTACCACCTAGTGAGCCTGGGAGAGTTAGGACAGTTATCAAGGGAGCGAGACAAAGTTTGGGAATGAGACTGTCTGCGGGTCCTCAGTGGCTGAGATCTGACAAGAGCAGTTGTTCTTCCGAGACATAAACCGATCTAGGCGGAGATCAAGTTCTCTCTACTGGGAGCCCTTCCTGTGTTTGGTTCCAGTGGACTGAGGGCTGGGAGGACAGTTGCCTGCACCAGAATCTCCATGAAGGTTCCTCCAGATTCTTCCTGATTAGTTAGCAGGAAGGCAGAAAGCAGAGGTATGGCACCACACACGCGATGTGAGCGGAGCAGAGAACGTGGGGAGGGGGCTAGAATACTACAGGGAGGGTCGGTTCTGTTTGTTGCCTTTTAAACCTGTGGAAGatagcatgcatacatacacatatatgtaaacatgAATTAATCACCAGTGCATAACAGTTAAGCAAACGTATGTAGCCACAACCCAGGTGAAAATCTGCACTATCATTAGCCCCCAGAGCATCCCTTCCATTTAGAATGCCTTCACCTGTCTTGTGCAGTACATGGTTCACCTTGGTTTTGCTTGGTTTGGGACAAGAGGTCTTCTTTCAGTATTGTTACATTGTTTCCCGTCTGTTGCATTTGGCTGTGGTTTTTACTTCAATTGCTGTGTAATAGCCTAAGATGGGAACATTTGCTtacttttgtttgattgtttccAGTGTTGTGTAGCTTATCCTGctattatatgcatataatggTTAAACCATGGGGTGTGTTTTTCTAAGTAATGACTTCCTGCAGTCACTGGGGGTTGCTCCTTCTTGGTCCTCCTATGTGCTAGTTAATGGTGCCACACTGGCAAGTGGACAAGAACACCTACTCACTGTGACCTTTCCTGAGTTTCCCTGATGGCACAAGATTGAGCTCTTTTCCTGTGTTGATTGCCATTTTTtattccgcccccccccccaagtttctGTTCTGCAAATTGTTTTTACTTAGAGTGCACTATTATCCACTCACCTATGACTGACTGTCTGAGACTCACTGTGCAGGGGATATAGGCTAGAACAGCCCTGCCCACTGGATAGCCCCCAGGAGCACTGAAGGCAGCTATACCAGCAGGGAGGACGTGATTGGGAGTGACTTTTGAGCCATCCATCTTGCCCAGACTGCTACATGCTGGGGCTCCTACTTACACTGTGTGCTGGGTGCTGACGTTGTAGCACACACTAGATGCCCAGACTGCCACATGCTGACCTACTTGCACCATGTGCTGGGTGCTGACACTGGTACAAACGCATCAGGTACCCAGGGATATGGAAGTGGAATTCTTCTGAagtctcaaagacaaaacaaggaaagggagaggaacaTTCTAGGCCAAAGAACAGAATACGTGAAGGTAAGGAATTTTATCTACAAAAAGATAGGAAGTTTGGGGCAGCCAACAGGGTGAATGAAGGACAGGCTAGTGGGGACAGGGCATTGGCCAATGGTCACTCTAGGAGGGGACAGACTTGTAAATCTCGTAAACCGTCGGGATTAAACATGGAAAAGGAACTTCCTCACCGGGCAGAGAGGGCGCTGTTGAGTGCCCGAGTGAAGCTTTCCAAAATACCGTGAACAAAAATAAGCTTGTCAGTGAAGTAAATTGCACCCAAGCTCTCAGAGAACTTATATAGTGCCCTGCTAGCGGAGGTGGAGTGGTGAGGAAGGCGGTGGGCGTGGACTACGGCGGCCCAGCCCTTATGGTGGGCAGGATGCTGCTCGGCTACCGGGAGCtaacccctccctcctctgcccaaCAGTTGGGCGGGGAAGCCTTTTCAAGGAAACGAAAGTGAACTCTGGGGAGCCAGCCATCTTACGGCCACAGGTGCGGGCCTTGCCGGCACTATGTCTCAAGGGTTCAGGGGACCCACAGGTAAGCCCGCGGGGTCTGCACCCTCATATCTGGCTCGCGTAGTGTGAATTACGAGGGTCACGCTCTCCTTCTCAAGCCGAACTGCCAGCCCTTCTGGGGATTTCTGTTCAGTTAGTTCTTGTAGCTTTGAGCAGTCTCAGGGAGGAGGCTGGTCAGAAGATAGACCTGCGTCTAAGCCAGACAAGGACCCAGGCCGAGGCAGACACCCCTTCCCTTTCTGCTAAGACCCCTGACGCCTTGCTGAGCCGCTATAGCCCAACATGAGCAACTTTTCTCATGGTCCTCTTTGCTTTTTCAACTTCCTGAGAAATTTAAATTATCTCAACTAACCAGCAGGGGGAAGTCTTTTGCTTTATGGCCAAGAAGGGTGTCTTCCTGCAGCGCACTGGGTAAGCTTCGTGTAACTCTACTTAGCACTAAAAGGAGACTTGTGATGTCGTACATGAGCCCCAGCTGCAACGTTCTGAACAGAAAAACCCAGATTCAGAGGATTCATGCTGTGCACAGCACTGAATCTGTCATTCTGGAAAGCAGTGGGGATGGAAACTGACCTTGTGGTGGGATTAGGACTGTCCCTTGCCTTGGTTTGACCAtgctggtttgtttgcttttgaggcagTTTCTACTTGTCTTGTGTTGCCTTGATTGCCCTTGAGCAAGCCACCAGTCTTTTCTCCCTAGAGCTGGAATGCAGGCATTGTGTCTTGTGTTGCCTTGATTGCCCTTGAGCAAGCCACCAGTCTTTTCTCCCtagagctggaattgcaggcatgtcCCACCCAGGTTTAtccttcaaaatttaaaaaagctaTATGGGATGTATCCATAGCCTCACACTTGAtaagcaaatgctctactactgtgtgtgtgtttttgtgtgtgtgtattgtaatTTGGGGGGTATGATGGCACGCGCCTTTTATTCCTggtactcatgaggcagaggcaggtatctCTGAGCCCCAGGCTAGCCAAAGCTGTGTAGATGacctcaaaaacacaaacaaaaaaccctactcCAACAACCAACTTTTAATTTTGCAGATGTACACGCACACTTGTACTTCTTCCTACGTCAAAGGATGGCCTCGGGACTGGGCCCTCAGGCTTCCAGGGATTTTTCTTCttggtcccctataccctcaagTGTCTCACAATTACTGATTTTTATACcacactgtgttttgttttgtttttcttgggttCTGGAAATTCAGATTCAGGTCCTTAAGATTGTGTGGCAAatgctttactcactgagtcatctccccagctcttaatggtgtgtgtgtgtgtgtgtgtgtgtgtgtgtgtgtgtgtataccttccCTCAAAATATTGCAGGCATCTGACTTGAAGGAAAGCGCTTTTTACATATACTACAGTATTCACCTATGGATCATAGATGGTAAAGACAAAGGACTTATCTGTTGGTCCTAGAAATGAGAGGCAGGATTAGAATGGTGTTTGAAGGGCCATATTTGATGTTATATGTTAGGATGGTAAGATTGCCAGTCACGACAGTGGGGAACAGAAGGCTGTGGCCCAGCTCCTGTAGCCTTCAGGCGAGTCGGGAAGGCTGCGAGCCACGTCAGAGATAGCACTACATGTTCTGTTCCCTTCTCTGGTCCTACCTCCCCGAAATAACTCAGTCAATTCCTTAGTTTCATTTCTTCTGTGCTCATTCCAGTGTTTGTGCATATATGAacgaactctctctctctctctctcccctctcttccccccaaccaggctttttcttttcaacagaaGAAAGCTTAACTTACATGTACTCTACCATTTACACttttcacatacacaaaattttcTGTAGTAAAAATGCAAATGTATCCAACACAGATGTTCAGAAATTGTGACTAATGTTCCACAGTGTGAGGCTGTTATAACTTATTCAACTGCTTTGTagctacacacacatatttgccaGATTTTGTCTGAAAATAGCCATTTAAATCAAGAATGtagttagggctggagagatggttcagcagataagAACAGTGGCTACTATTGTGTCACATTGTCCAGTTCTGGGGGGAGGTGGGGTCTCTGTCTTCTGtggacaccagacacacatgtggtggacagacataaatgcaggcaaagcacctatacacataaaaaataaaataagtgtaagAAAAGTAATTTATCTAGAAACCGACTTTAACCTTGAAATGAAAATGTCTTCTCTCTAAGTTCACTCAAAAAACTAATTAGATCTCCTACAGCCCCCATTATTAACTAATTAGATCTCCTACAGCCCCCATTATTAAGCTCTGTGATTGGGCTACTCATGTCATGCACCATGACACCTCTATTCTAATTCCTGTGGGATGGGGGCGCAGAAAGAAGGCCAGGGATGGACTTTGGTTCTGAATATGCTGCTCACCATTATCTAGCCTCTACTAGAAAATGTTTACCACCTACCAGAAAGGAGTTTCAGGGTTTGATGGGTACAAACGTGTTACATAATAGTGATATTGGTAGGGTCCTAGACAAAGACATCATGCAGCTGAAAGGTGAAGATTGTGGTCACATGGGAATTGAGGAGCCCAGGGTTAGGTACCCTACAAAAGTGATTGGGACAGTAAGATTCCCAATCATGACTGGTGGGAAACAGAAGACTGTGGCCCAGCTCCTGTAGCCTTCAGGAGTGTCAGGAAGTCTGTGAGGCACGTCAGAGACAGCACCTCATGTACTGCCCCCCATCCCATGACCTCTGTCACCACTGCTCCCCAGCAGGCTGTTCATGGCAAGGTGTCCTTGGATGCCGCCTCTGGCAGTTCCCGGGGAAGGTAAGAGGACCGCTGGTCGTGGTGATCAAACCCTGCCTGTCTCCATACCCACGTGAGCCTGGGTGCCAACTGAAGAGGGAGGACCACATGACAGTTTTAGATGGCAACTCTCTAGAGTCCCTGTACCCAAATTTTGGTCCTGCAGGGTTGTGGCTGACAGGTAAGTCACTGAGGCCCTCCTACCACATGGAGATGGCTCCTGCTGTTACACTCCTCCCTCAGCTGGGAGGAGGTGAACTTCCGTCTCATCCAGTTCTGCTTGTCAAGATTATCCACATGACGGGGTTTTAGACTAAAGGGGCTGTACTATGTAGTGGAGAGCCTGACTCACTCAGAAGGCTGATCTCACACACCCCAAGTCCTGTCTTTTTCCCCACTTTCAGTattgtgtttgtttcttgaatatcatttgcttatttttctagATTTACACTCGTTTGTTTATGGGGTGTAATGGTGCATATACCATCCTGCACATGCCGTCACGTGTATGTCCAAGGCACCACCAAGTCTGTGACAAGTGCCCTTGCCCACTTTTTAGCTGTGTTTTCTAGTTTTAGGAGGGTAGTAAGAGGGGTAAGTGGAAAGGTATTCTGTTGGGAGCCAACTCTCAGCAGAAAGCAGCTATCATCTCTGCCGCCGCCGTCTcgggctatttacttacaggtggtACTTGTCCACCCtgatgagagacttgttttcctagcatgatgtttttgcaagaagcccaccacagtTGAACACACTCCGATagcatcttgtttttctcctatataTCCTGGACTTGTagttaagtgtctccagctgcactccccagcgagtacatatatacccatagttgccttcCAATAAATGAGACTTGAGACTTTGAGACTTGATCCTTGATCAGATAAcctgtcttgtctccattcttcgagtctcttgcccctcagtccccactttctctcttgcagaccctgttgactgacccACGGACCAGATCAgtgttctctccccaccccaacctcctaATATCCCGTTGCAAGAGTTAAGTTGGAGGTCTCACTGAGGCATCTGAAATTGTGTCTTGCAACCTCCTCCTTTTCTGTGGTCTCTCATGAGCTTCCAAGCAGTAGCCAGTAGTGAACTAAAGTCACCTTAGTGAGAACATAGGCCGCAGCTCAGCTACCCCACCTGCTAGGAAGCAGGGACAGCTTCCCTAAGCACAAACTCTAGGGAACATAGGCTCATATGTAGCTCTGACTCAAGCTCTGTCTTCCATGTTGCCTTCTACAGGGGTGTTCCCTCACCAGACACAGTCGTACTCGGACCCTAGCTATGAGCATAGCAAGTGGAGATACCCGCAGCCACAGGGGCTGGAGTCTTACCCTAGGAGTTTCCAGCTTCAGCAGATAGAGTTTCTCAAAGGGCGGCTCCCAGAAGCACCCTTGATTGGAATACAAACCCAGTCACTGCCGCCATTCCTCCCAGGACACTGGCCAAGAttcccagggccacctgcccaagACAGGCAACTGGAAATCTGGGAGTTCCCCAGGAGTGTGACTCTCAGAAATCAGGGGTTCCACATAGGACCCCCACTTCCTCCCCCACACAGCAGGAGTCCACCATGGAGAGGAGCTGATGGGCTTTGCTCACACTTCCGGGAGCTGAGCATCAGTCAAAGTCCGGAGCAGAAGGTTCTAAACCGCCTGGAAGAGCTTGGGGAGGGgaaggccaccactgcccatgtGCTAGCCAGAGAGCTCAGGACCCCCAAAAGGGACATCAATCGTATTTTGTACTCcctggaaaggaagggaaagctgCACAGAGGAAGGGGGAAACCTCCTTCGTGGAGCCTTGTGCCCTTGAGTCAGGCTTGGACTCAGCCCCCTGGAATTGTGAATCCAGGCAGTTGTATCCAGGAAGTCCCTAGAGGAGAGCCTGGTTTGGACAGTGAGGACGGAGACCCTGCCTCTGACTTAGAAGGACCTTCTGAGCCTCTTGACATGGCTGAAATCAAGGAGAAGATCTGTGACTATCTGTTCAACGTGTCAAACTCCTCTGCCCTGAACCTGGCTAAGAACATTGGCCTCACCAAGGCCCGAGATGTGACTTCAGTACTGATTGACTTGGAAAGGCAAGGCGATGTCTACAGGCAAGGGGCAACTCCTCCCATCTGGTACTTGACGGACAAGAAGCGTGAGAGGCTGCAGATGAAGAGAAGTACGCACAGtgctcctgcccccaccccgaCGGCTGTCCCAGAGGCCACTAGAAGCCCCTCATTCCCTGCCTGCCACCCGCCCCCAGCAGGTGCCTCAAGCAGTGTGGCAGCCTCTAAGAGAGTGGAGAATGGGCAGGAGCCTGCGATAAAGCATGAAAGTAGGCATGAGGCCAGGCCAGGACCAATGAGACTGCGGCCTCACGCTTATCACAATGGCCCCTCTAGAGCAGGGTATGTGGCCTCTGAAAATGGCCAGTGGGCCACAGATGACATCCCAGATAACTTGAATAGTATCCACACAGCACCAGGTGAGTTTCGAGCCATCATGGAGATGCCCTCCTTCTACAGCCCTACCTTGCCACGGTGTTCACCCTACAAGAAGCTAACTGAGTGCCAGCTGAAGAACCCTGTCAGCGGGTTGTTAGAGTATGCTCAGTTCACTAGTCAGACCTGTGATTTCAACCTGATAGAGCAGAGTGGACCGTCCCATGAACCTCGGTAAGAGACTGCCCAGAAATCATGCCTAATGGGAGTCAGacactctggctcttacactgtCTTGGTTTACCTGTGAGTGCTGTCCTTGGTggctcctgtctttgccttcttCCCTTTTTACCTAGTCATCCTTGGTTGGTTCTTTCTCTAAATGCTAATCAGGGATGAGAGACCTCAGGGTAGCCAGAATCCTGGCTGAGCAAGGGAGAATGATCGTCTTGGCTTGAAATGAACCTCTGTAGAGATGACTAGCACTTGTGCCCCCACATCTGCCTTCTAAGGTGAGAGGTAACAGACTTGACTTCTGTGCCAGTTTCAGCCAAACTGAAGCTCCCGAGAGGAGGGTAGAGACAGGTGAGCAGTGTTGGGGTGGCCTGGCAGACAGAATTATAGCCACTTGCTAGACAGTGGATGTGCACTCCTGCCCCAGCCTCGGGATGGGGAAGTCAAGCACGCAGCTGCCTGCCTGTCTTACCAAGGTGGTGCTTCAAGTTTTATACCTTCCTCTGCGTAGGGTGATTGATGGGCtgccttgctgctgctgctgctgctgagccaAGAAGTCAGAGGTTCGCTCGCTCAGGCAGCTGGTCAGACTTTGCACtgtgtcagtggttctcaaccttcccagtgctgtgactctttaatacatacagttcctcatgttgtgctgatccCCCCACCCGgagcacaaaattattttttgttgctactttataactgtaattttgctactgttgtgacttgtaaatatctggtatgcaggatatctgatgtatGACCTCTGCAAAAGGGTTGTTTGACCACCAAAGGAGTTGAGAACCGCTGCACTATGAGATTGCACACACCAGGAGACAGACTGAGGAAGATGGGTGGTCCCAGGAAGGGGCTACTGAAGGGCCTGTCAGATGACTGAAGCTACTAGGGCTGAGTGGCTGCAAGTTGTAGCTAGAGAAACAGAGAATAAGCTAAACATCTCCAACTTCTATATAGCCTACATTCCTTACTGACAGGAACACTGGACAGTGGCACTGTTGAATGATTTTAGAACTGTGTAAACACTGAGTATACTTAGCAGGTAAGACAAGGCCTCATCAAGCAGGCAAtagaatcttttttctttttttttcaagaaagagagagcatgCAAGCGAGCAGGCACAAGCCAAAAACCATGCACGGGTGTGCAGGGGCCATGGCACTCATATAGAGGTCAGGGACAGTTTTCCTGAGTCTGTGGTTCTCCTTCTGCCATGGGTCCCCAAGCTTGAACTCGGGTTGTCAAGCCTGAGCAACAAGGTGCTTTTATCCATTGACCACGTCAAAAGCTCGAGGCAATAGAATCTTACGTGTCGCCTGTTAATCTGTATTGCTCGGGCGTGTCTCAAATGTCACTGACCAGAGGATGGGTGAGTGGCACAgaactgtattagtcaggctggTTTCCAGGGGGTAAGGGTTTCCCAGCAGTAACCTGTTTCTTCAGACCTTCCTTCATGATACCAAGTTACTGCTAAACAAAGGGGTATCTTTATCCCCAAACTGGCAGAGCCAGGACATGTTTCGTTTTTGTTAGAGGCTAACATTGTTTGTTCTCTCAGTGCCATCCCTCCAGAGAGTTGAGGGAAGCTGTGGGTTTGCGGTTAGTCAGTCTTTGGGTTTCAGCCATAAGAACACAGATGCTGCCCGGTGCGGTGGtacatgcccataatcccagttGTCAGGGATTGAGCATACCCGGGTTAGCCTGTGCTACTAAATAGTAAGGCTATGTCAcaaagaaggagaaatgaaaaacaaaacattgatgTTGTAGTCAGGCGTCACTTGACTATGGCATCAATGTTTTGGAAGACCTAGGAAGTAAGAGATTTGGCATCTTTCtctgaatgaaataaaatccaGCTGGTCCTCTGAACCCATGCAGTaagaggagagaactggctcccacaGCTGTCTCTGACCTGCATACATTCACATAATAATACACAGGAGCCAGagtcaggagtttgaggccaccctggtcttcATATTGAGCttcaagacaaccagggctatgtagagatcCTGAAAGGCACTCCCTCCGTGTGTAGCAGAGCATTCTGGGGTAGAGATCTCTTTACAATGAGCAGAGGGGTGACCCAGCCTGGTGTTTACATATCTAATCCCTTTCCACCAAGATTTAAATTCCAGGTTGTCATCAATGGTCGAGAGTTTCCCCCAGCTGAGGCTGGCAGCAAGAAAGTAGCCAAGCAGGACGCAGCAGTGAAAGCCATGGCGATTCTGCTTCGGGAAGCCAAAGCCAAAGACAGTGGACAACCAGAAGACTTGTCCCACTGTCCCATGGAGGAAGACTCGGAGAAGGTAGGTGATCTTCCCTGGGGAAGGTAACCCTTGGCATTTGTGTCAGACTCTGGAAGTTGTCCTGGCTCAAATAGTCCACAATCTTCTGGGATAGCGCTCCTGCCTTTCCctatgccccaccccccaccccccagccagcCCCTCTTCTGCCTGTACTGGTCTGATTATTTGCAGAATGTCAGAGTTGAAAGGACCGTATATTAGTCGgggttctctggaggaacagcACTTATAGAGCATAGTAATTGGAAGAGGGTTTCTTAGATTAGCACATGGTATGGCCAGAATCATCGAATGAGCTGAGAGGCTGAGCCCTGGGAGTCGGAGGCTGAGTGCCTCCCTGGCCTCATAGCCTGGCACTGAAAGCCTGAGCCATTCCTGGAGAGATGCTCTAATGCCCAGAGAAGCTGGTTCTGATATCAGGGAGGAAGTCAGCCGCAGTAACAACAAGAGGAACTCCTTGGTGAAGcacacaaaaaagcaaagcagTCATTGCCTATGACCTTTTATCTGGACTGCCAACATTTAAGGTTGGTCTCCTTATATCAGCGAAACAGCCAGGACTATCTCTtagacatgcccacaagccaatctgatacAGACAGCACCTCACTGGGGCTTCTTCCCTGTGCTTCTGCGCTGTGTCACATTGCCAgttaaaactagccatcacaaaCCTTGGATCCACTCTCCGCTCTAGCCGAAACTCGGCCCTTTCTGTACCCACAGCGTCTCCTTTGGAAGGCCTCTCCTCACACTCAGTTGTCTAAAAGAAGTTCTTAGCTGGGCAAGGTGACCCTCTCTGTAATTGCCACACTTGgcaggctgaggtgggagaatCATCCTggggtcaaggccagcctgagctctaGGAGCAGACATTGTTTCCACAAAccagaaggggagagaaagtcTCAGCCTTCTCGCCTCCTTCTGCTGTGGTGAACTGACGAGTGTTCTTAGTGTCTGTGTTTTGTCTcatgctttctccttctctttcctccagccAGCAGAGGCTCAGGCCCCCAGCTCCTCAGCAACATCCTTGTTCTCTGGGAAGAGCCCAGTTACTACACTGCTTGAGTGCATGCACAAACTAGGGAACTCCTGTGAATTCCGTCTCCTGTCCAAAGAAGGCCCTGCTCATGACC
This region of Mus caroli chromosome 3, CAROLI_EIJ_v1.1, whole genome shotgun sequence genomic DNA includes:
- the Adar gene encoding double-stranded RNA-specific adenosine deaminase isoform X1, with protein sequence MSQGFRGPTGVFPHQTQSYSDPSYEHSKWRYPQPQGLESYPRSFQLQQIEFLKGRLPEAPLIGIQTQSLPPFLPGHWPRFPGPPAQDRQLEIWEFPRSVTLRNQGFHIGPPLPPPHSRSPPWRGADGLCSHFRELSISQSPEQKVLNRLEELGEGKATTAHVLARELRTPKRDINRILYSLERKGKLHRGRGKPPSWSLVPLSQAWTQPPGIVNPGSCIQEVPRGEPGLDSEDGDPASDLEGPSEPLDMAEIKEKICDYLFNVSNSSALNLAKNIGLTKARDVTSVLIDLERQGDVYRQGATPPIWYLTDKKRERLQMKRSTHSAPAPTPTAVPEATRSPSFPACHPPPAGASSSVAASKRVENGQEPAIKHESRHEARPGPMRLRPHAYHNGPSRAGYVASENGQWATDDIPDNLNSIHTAPGEFRAIMEMPSFYSPTLPRCSPYKKLTECQLKNPVSGLLEYAQFTSQTCDFNLIEQSGPSHEPRFKFQVVINGREFPPAEAGSKKVAKQDAAVKAMAILLREAKAKDSGQPEDLSHCPMEEDSEKPAEAQAPSSSATSLFSGKSPVTTLLECMHKLGNSCEFRLLSKEGPAHDPKFQYCVAVGAQTFPPVSAPSKKVAKQMAAEEAMKALQEEAASSADDQSGGANTDSLDESMAPNKIRRIGELVRYLNTNPVGGLLEYARSHGFAAEFKLIDQSGPPHEPKFVYQAKVGGRWFPAVCAHSKKQGKQDAADAALRVLIGESEKAEQLGFAEVTPVTGASLRRTMLLLSRSPDAHPKTLPLSGSTFHDQIAMLSHRCFNALTNSFQPSLLGRKILAAIIMKRDPEDMGVVVSLGTGNRCVKGDSLSLKGETVNDCHAEIISRRGFIRFLYSELMKYNHHTAKNSIFELARGGEKLQIKKTVSFHLYISTAPCGDGALFDKSCSDRAVESTESRHYPVFENPKQGKLRTKVENGEGTIPVESSDIVPTWDGIRLGERLRTMSCSDKILRWNVLGLQGALLTHFLQPVYLKSVTLGYLFSQGHLTRAICCRVTRDGKAFEDGLRYPFIVNHPKVGRVSVYDSKRQSGKTKETSVNWCMADGYDLEILDGTRGTVDGPGKELSRVSKKNIFLQFKKLCSFRARRDLLQLSYGEAKKAARDYDLAKNYFKKSLRDMGYGNWISKPQEEKNFYLCPVPND
- the Adar gene encoding double-stranded RNA-specific adenosine deaminase isoform X2, with the translated sequence MSQGFRGPTGVFPHQTQSYSDPSYEHSKWRYPQPQGLESYPRSFQLQQIEFLKGRLPEAPLIGIQTQSLPPFLPGHWPRFPGPPAQDRQLEIWEFPRSVTLRNQGFHIGPPLPPPHSRSPPWRGADGLCSHFRELSISQSPEQKVLNRLEELGEGKATTAHVLARELRTPKRDINRILYSLERKGKLHRGRGKPPSWSLVPLSQAWTQPPGIVNPGSCIQEVPRGEPGLDSEDGDPASDLEGPSEPLDMAEIKEKICDYLFNVSNSSALNLAKNIGLTKARDVTSVLIDLERQGDVYRQGATPPIWYLTDKKRERLQMKRSTHSAPAPTPTAVPEATRSPSFPACHPPPAGASSSVAASKRVENGQEPAIKHESRHEARPGPMRLRPHAYHNGPSRAGYVASENGQWATDDIPDNLNSIHTAPGEFRAIMEMPSFYSPTLPRCSPYKKLTECQLKNPVSGLLEYAQFTSQTCDFNLIEQSGPSHEPRFKFQVVINGREFPPAEAGSKKVAKQDAAVKAMAILLREAKAKDSGQPEDLSHCPMEEDSEKPAEAQAPSSSATSLFSGKSPVTTLLECMHKLGNSCEFRLLSKEGPAHDPKFQYCVAVGAQTFPPVSAPSKKVAKQMAAEEAMKALQEEAASSADDQSGGANTDSLDESMAPNKIRRIGELVRYLNTNPVGGLLEYARSHGFAAEFKLIDQSGPPHEPKFVYQAKVGGRWFPAVCAHSKKQGKQDAADAALRVLIGESEKAEQLGFAELPLSGSTFHDQIAMLSHRCFNALTNSFQPSLLGRKILAAIIMKRDPEDMGVVVSLGTGNRCVKGDSLSLKGETVNDCHAEIISRRGFIRFLYSELMKYNHHTAKNSIFELARGGEKLQIKKTVSFHLYISTAPCGDGALFDKSCSDRAVESTESRHYPVFENPKQGKLRTKVENGEGTIPVESSDIVPTWDGIRLGERLRTMSCSDKILRWNVLGLQGALLTHFLQPVYLKSVTLGYLFSQGHLTRAICCRVTRDGKAFEDGLRYPFIVNHPKVGRVSVYDSKRQSGKTKETSVNWCMADGYDLEILDGTRGTVDGPGKELSRVSKKNIFLQFKKLCSFRARRDLLQLSYGEAKKAARDYDLAKNYFKKSLRDMGYGNWISKPQEEKNFYLCPVPND